GGCCGATGCCATGGGCTGCCATTCAGACCGTGCCACCCCAagccccccatccctcccccccccccacgaccactcccccacgacccccccccccccccttctccctgaGTGAAACAGTGCTGACAGTGTTGGTACTGCGTGGGATCTGGGCAaaggggcggggcagggggcgtggcctggcaTGGTGGCGTGGTGGCAtggcgggagaggggggggggggggtgagggtgactGGCCTACATTTGGAAACGTGTGCGGTTAATGTCCACATCAGCACACAGACAATCAGGgagataagggggggggggggggtcacacggAGGAggggctgtgtctgtgtctgtgtctgtgtgtgtgtgtgtgtctgtgtgtgcgtttgtgaacTCCTAGGTTTGCCAAGGGGGGGGCGTGGctatgtatatttatacatgggtctgtgtgtgtgtgtctgtatatatacCAGCAGTGGAACAAACTGAGGTTATTGTGGTCGGCGCTCGTCCCTGCGGTCTGTTCTcacctctctcgcccctctctcgccctctctctttctctctctctctctctctcgatcgaAGCCCACCACAACTCCTGCCTGTAGCCATGGCGTTTGACGGAACCTGGAAGGTGGACCGCAGCGAGAACTACGACAAGTTCATGGAGCAGATGGGTACGTGGGCCAGCCTgtggcatctgtgtgtgtgtgtgtgtgtgcatgtgtgtgtgtgtgcatgtgtgtgtgtgtgtgtgcatgtgtgtgtgtgtgtgtgtgtgtgtgtgtgtgtgtgtgtgtgtgtgcatgtgtgtgtgtgtgtgtgtgtgtgtgtgtgtgtgtgcatatgtgtgtgtgtgtgtgtgtgtgtgtctttccccTGAAATGCAGCATCTATTATTTTGTGGTTGCGAAACATAGTAGTACatatataataatgtataatataatataatgtataataccTACTCATACATGTATAATACATAGAACAGTACAAAACAGCCATGTATAATAGTCATTGTACTAGTGTACACCTTTGCATGACCTCAAGGTTCAAGGTCTGATGAACGCTAGAGGGTTCGTTAACAACGGTGGCTTAATTTACGATCGTGTCGACAAACCCACGCTGGCAACAGACTTCCACCGCATGGAAAGTATTCACAGGGCAATAAAACAATCGTGGCAGCCCGTCCACCCCATACCGCTCGTACCTCGGTGGGGTCAATGTCACGCCTACTGGGTTCGGAACACAATGTTCACGACGCTCAAGGTAGTTCCTTCGATCGCTAGATGACAACGGTTGTACCCTGAGCCAGAGTGTGAAGGACAGCAGTGTGTGACCCCGAGCGTCTTCGTCTCTCCGCAGGCGTCAACGTGATGAAGAGGAAGCTGGCCGAGCACGACAACCTCAAGGTGATCATCGAGCAGTCGGGCGACAAGTTCCACATCAAGGAATCCAGCACCTTCCGCACCAAAGACATCGACTTCACCCTCGGCGTGCAGTTCGACTACTCCCTGGCGGACGGCACCGAAGTGTCTGTGAGTATCTGTGGCGTGCACAAAACGTGCGCAAATCGTGGCGTTGGGGAAAGTGTTTGCACACTTGTGGAATATACCCATCCATGCATGAGACTCGAtaggaaaccaaaaaaaaaaaccctggtCATCACCTGATAATCCCATCCGAGTGTGATACAAAAGGCTGCTGTGAGACAACGGCACGCACGCTGGTGGTGAGGGGTGGAATGATCACCGTATTGGCAGGGCCAGGGAGAGACAAAGGTGGATGCAGCATTTGCACAATGGATGATTCACTTCTGCCTAAGGTTTTAAACACCCCTTAAGCCACCGTCTCCACCGACACCAGAAGGTCAGTGCAGCACAGTGCACGGACACTGAACACCTCGTGATTTGTCTTCCAGGGCACGTGGGTGCTGGAGGGGGAAACTCTGAAGGGATGTTTCACCAGGAAGGACAACAACAAGGTCCTGACTACCACTCGCTGTGTGGTGGGCGGAGAACTTGTCCAGGTCAGTAGAGATTGCCAGCCGGTTTATAAGCATGTAGTACTGTAATGTTATTTCTACCACGGCTAATTGTGATGCTACTTTGCATCGGTTGGTTGCTTTGTAGCTTTTCCCCGCAAGGTCATCCATGGTTGGTTGTGGGAACGTAAGGATCATCTCATtggttgtttctttcttttctcctcTGCAGTGTTACAACTATGAGGGTGTGGACGCCAAGAGGACTTTCAAGAAACAGTAATTTGGATTGCgaagggaaattaaacatttttaTACCCTACTCTGTTGTGCGGCTGTGTTTTTTTCCGCCAAAACTCGATAGCATGATTACCATGAAGTGCAGTATTGCAGTATTGCAGTATTTTTCTTCTAAAGAGGAGATATATTTTGTTTGAGCACTCTGTTCATCTCTGTCCGGGAAAAACTGTCGGCCCCTCAGTGGGTTGCCAGGGAAACCACCACCGCCCTCCTAGTAATCTAATTAAAAGACAATTAGGCCTAGTCACCGGCCTGTCTTGCTCAATGTAAAGGAATTTCAGCCAAGGGGCCTCCGAGAGCAGAAAATGTGGAAGCACAACACAACATATTCCCACGCAATTTGGAAACATTcaaccaattaaaaaataaagccttttttaatttaatattccATACCCAcgcaaaaatattaaaataaatcttGGTGACATTCTAATGTTataacattttttaacatttctgTTTGGACTTTTTCTCATCAGAAAGAGCCAAGCAGTAAAATGATTAAATAAACTGATATAAGGTGATCCTTATCCATGAAAGATTCACTTTTTGATTCTATGGGTTTTACTAGCCCCTACATATCACAGATAGATTATCAGCTATCAGCTGTGGAAGATTATGGCACCAttagggggggtgtgtgtgtgtgtgtgtgtgtgtgtgtgtgtgtgtgtgtgtgtgtgtgtgtgtgtgtgtgtgtgtgtgtgtgtgtgtgtgtgtgtgtgtgtttctccttcCACTTTTATAATGTGACATCAAGCCTTAGTTTCTATCTTATCATGGTATGACAGCAATATGTTAATGTTATCTTAATGTTGGAACGAGCTGATGGGTTTAAGAAATACAAATTTGAGTTGCATCTTACTGAATGACAACATGCACCTTTTAGCCACTAGAGGTCCCCCTGTAGCCACTTGTGAGTGGCGGCTAAACAAAAACAAGGAGAGCTTCCGCTAGAGCGCACCGGAAGTTTAGTTTAGCTGATTTAGTTTAcattagaaaacaaaacaatcctTATGAATCTCAACCAAAATTAGGATACCAGTTGCCCTATTTAATTTACAGCTCTCATCCCCATTGAGTCTAAATACAGCCAAAGCCAAAACAGACCCCCAATAGAGCACAAAGTACCTTTATAGTGCATTAAATATATAGTGTAAGAAATTGAAAACATTTGACTAAATAAAAAGAAGAGAGCCATTTAAAATTAAACATTTCACCCCatccaaaaacaaacaaacttttctTCATGCAACATTGTAGTAATATGACTTAAATTTTgtgttgaataaaataaaatgtatttgacATTCCCTCATCTGAAAGAGTAACTGTACAAAGATTCAAACAACCATCATAATGTGATCAGCATAGGGGCACTGTTATGATTCAGTGTATTTTACTCTATATCAGATATGATAGACTATCGTGGAAGATTCTGGcaccttgagagagagagagagagtgtgtgtgtgtgtgtgtgtgtgtgtgtgtgtgtgtgtgtgtgtgtgtgtgtgtgtgtgtgtgtgtgtgtgtgtgtgtgtgtgtgtgtgtgtgtgtgtgtgtgtgtgtgtgtgtgtgtgtgtgtgtgtgtgtgtgtgtgtgcgtgcgtgtcacgTCATTCCTTTACAGATGAATGAGATCAGAATTCAAGGGATACTAAACTTGAGCTGAATAGCATGGCAGGACGCCATTTCTTACTTCGTCATTCCACACAAGTACATTGTATTGAACGAGCACATTTAATAAATGAAACGCTACACCGTAGTCCTCTCACACGTAAGGGGTCATTACCTCGATGGGCCTTGGGGTAGCGCTGTTGGGTCTGATGCTGGGTATGACTAGGACTAATGGTTAAATGATTGGAACTTGAGGCTGCAGGTTTGACTGCGTTTGGTTTGGATGTGTAAAATGAATAAGATACCTGAAGGCAGGTCACCAAACTGAATAAAAGCTTAGAGCTTGTAAACCGGCTCAGAGCTTCTGCTCTTTTTTATCCTTCTCTTTCCTTGggtgttgtcgttttttggtCCTGCATTTATGTTGTACTTTTCTTCATAgagaaagcattttttttttcttgattactttatcaataaataaactataggcCTAAATGTCCCTTTTTTCGGCTACTGCATGCATTGATTCACGAAGGCTTGGTCTAACTAGAATATTGACACACGGACTAAAGCATATACGAACTAATATTATTTTCCTGCAATAGCGGAGGCTGCAGGAACATACTCCTAAGACCGCTTAAATAGGACCCTTTTCTCTGCCTCATAGGACGTTAGACTGAACCTGAGTTTAGACTGAATGTGTACATTTTCCTATGGCGTTGCAAATTACGTTAAGGTAGAGGTCTACATTAAGAAATTCCTAATTTAAGCTGGCTAGATCATTAATTATTATTGAGTTCAGTTCCTTGTGAGATTCCTTCACCATCCAAGAAACACAACGCAGGGCGATTTGGAAGCAAATCgcctactttttatttttactacGAAAATGCGAGTAGTCATGGTATTTCCCACAATGTATTGGGACATACTAAATCTTCCTCTGACATACTAAATAGTATGGTTGTATGGGCATTGGAACGCAGGAAGTGTCACGAAAACCTATGGACTGCGGTCCCGAGACTGCAGCCTCCGGCAATGGCAGGAACTCATGCGAATACCTTCGGTCCTAGGACTGCAGGAGCAGGAAGGGATCTTGGAGTGCGGTCCCGAGACTGTAGAAGCAGGAACTCATGCGAAGACGTGACTGGTCAAAAAAAACGGCGCGTAATGCCGTGCTCCTCAAACGACGCATGCgcactttaaaaataaatatccgTCTATACCGACATGCAGACATAGCGCCGGGAACGTCGTGTCGCGCCCACTGCATGCGTACTTTTAATATACTATTAGAAGCAATATACAGCTCTTTACACGCTGTAAACATAGTGTTTGTGATTTAAATCAAACATGGACAACGTTGGTAAGTGTCTATCCGCTGAGGCTAAGTTGGCTAAAAGCAGGCTACTGTCGGGATGTTTTCACCTGAACCCACTTTAAACCTGAtgcctttctttttctttttacagaGGCGAATATGTTCATCATGCGTAAAGAAATTTTGGTGAGTATGGCCGGATGGAAGTAGAGGGGGTTTGTTTGGCTGATGTTGGGTGGGGGCAT
This is a stretch of genomic DNA from Gadus chalcogrammus isolate NIFS_2021 chromosome 17, NIFS_Gcha_1.0, whole genome shotgun sequence. It encodes these proteins:
- the LOC130369795 gene encoding fatty acid-binding protein, intestinal-like, giving the protein MAFDGTWKVDRSENYDKFMEQMGVNVMKRKLAEHDNLKVIIEQSGDKFHIKESSTFRTKDIDFTLGVQFDYSLADGTEVSGTWVLEGETLKGCFTRKDNNKVLTTTRCVVGGELVQCYNYEGVDAKRTFKKQ